From the genome of Nicotiana sylvestris chromosome 2, ASM39365v2, whole genome shotgun sequence, one region includes:
- the LOC104248161 gene encoding VAMP-like protein YKT61: protein MKITALMVLKCNLEGSDPVNLANASDMSHFGYFQRSSVKEFIVFVGRTVAKRNPPGQRQFVQHEAYKVHSYNRNGLCALGFMDDHYPVRSAFSLLNQVLDEYLKSFGESWKTVQSDNAQPWPYLNEALAKFQDPAEADKLFKIQRELDETKILHKTIDSVLERGTREHVIS from the coding sequence ATGAAGATCACAGCATTGATGGTGTTGAAATGCAATCTAGAAGGTTCGGATCCAGTGAATTTAGCGAACGCATCTGATATGAGCCATTTCGGGTATTTTCAGAGATCCAGCGTTAAGGAATTCATCGTTTTCGTGGGTCGGACCGTCGCTAAACGGAACCCACCGGGCCAACGCCAATTCGTTCAGCATGAAGCATACAAGGTACATTCATACAATCGAAATGGTTTATGTGCTTTGGGTTTCATGGATGATCACTATCCAGTTCGAAGTGCATTTTCACTGCTCAACCAGGTTCTGGATGAGTATCTAAAGAGTTTTGGTGAGTCATGGAAAACCGTGCAAAGCGACAATGCTCAACCATGGCCTTATCTGAATGAGGCTCTAGCCAAATTTCAGGATCCTGCTGAGGCTGATAAGTTGTTCAAAATTCAGAGAGAGCTGGACGAAACAAAAATTCTCCATAAGACAATTGACAGTGTCTTAGAACGGGGAACAAGAGAACATGTCATTAGCTAG
- the LOC104248158 gene encoding anthranilate synthase alpha subunit 2, chloroplastic-like isoform X2, with amino-acid sequence MKTLALSHRPVPTVSGHRSSIFTGHSAASTATSLSFSSSPVAAASRVRILKCSAVSPPPSFVDNSVKFKEAAKHGNLIPLYRSIFSDHLTPVLAYRCLVKEDDREAPSFLFESVEPGLKVSNVGRYSVIGAQPTMEIVAKENMVTIMDHHEGRRTEEFVEDPMIVPRRIMERWKPQCIDELPEAFCGGWVGYFSYDTVRYVEKKKIPFSNAPMDDRNLPDLHLGLYDDVIVFDHVEKKAFVIHWVRLDQFSSVEEAYNDGMTRLEALMSRVHDIIPPRLASGSIKLHTSQFGTSLKKSTMTREDYQKAVLNAKEHILAGDIFQIVLSQRFERRTFADPFEVYRALRIVNPSPYMTYLQARGCILVASSPEILTRVKKKTVTNRPLAGTIRRGKTPEEDYMLENQLLHDEKQCAEHIMLVDLGRNDVGKVSKPGSVKVEKLMNVERYSHVMHISSTVTGELLDHLSSWDALRAALPVGTVSGAPKVKAMELIDQLEVTRRGPYSGGFGGISFTGEMDIALALRTIVFPTGTRYDTMYSYKDANKRRDWIAHLQSGAGIVADSDPADEQRECENKAAALARAIDLAESSFVDKE; translated from the exons ATGAAAACCCTAGCCCTATCTCACCGGCCGGTTCCCACCGTCTCCGGCCACCGCTCCTCCATTTTTACCGGTCACTCTGCCGCTTCAACAGCCACTTCCCTCTCTTTCTCCAGCTCCCCTGTAGCTGCTGCTTCCCGAGTCCGGATTCTCAAATGCTCCGCcgtttctcctcctccttcattTG TGGACAATTCAGTGAAGTTCAAGGAAGCTGCCAAGCATGGGAATTTGATCCCTCTTTACAGGTCTATATTCTCTGACCACTTAACTCCGGTCCTCGCTTACCGCTGTCTGGTGAAGGAAGATGATAGGGAAGCACCAAGCTTCTTGTTCGAGTCTGTGGAGCCTGGTTTGAAAGTTTCTAATGTT GGGCGATATAGTGTGATAGGGGCTCAGCCGACAATGGAAATTGTTGCAAAAGAGAACATGGTGACAATTATGGATCACCATGAAGGAAGGCGGACAGAAGAATTTGTGGAAGATCCAATGATCGTTCCTCGTAGGATTATGGAAAGATGGAAACCTCAATGTATAGATGAGCTTCCTGAGGCATTTTGTG GAGGTTGGGTTGGTTACTTTTCATATGATACAGTGCGTTATGTAGAGAAAAAGAAGATACCTTTTTCAAATGCTCCTATGGATGATAGGAACCTTCCTGATCTTCATCTAGGTCTTTATGATGATGTAATTGTGTTTGATCATGTGGAGAAG AAAGCATTTGTCATACATTGGGTGCGGTTAGATCAGTTTTCTTCAGTAGAGGAGGCCTACAATGATGGTATGACCAGATTAGAAGCATTGATGTCTAGAGTACATGATATTATCCC TCCTAGGTTGGCTTCAGGGTCGATAAAACTTCACACTAGCCAATTTGGTACTTCATTGAAAAAGTCGACCATGACACGCGAAGACTACCAGAAGGCTGTTTTGAATGCCAAGGAGCATATCTTGGCTGGGGACATTTTCCAAATTGTTCTTAGCCAACGTTTTGAAAGACGAACGTTTGCGGATCCATTTGAAGTATACAGAGCACTAAGAATCGTAAATCCAAGTCCTTATATGACTTATCTACAG GCTAGGGGTTGTATTCTTGTTGCTTCTAGTCCAGAAATTCTTACTCGAGTTAAGAAG AAAACAGTTACTAATCGACCCCTAGCAGGGACTATTAGGAGAGGTAAGACACCTGAGGAAGATTATATGTTGGAAAATCAACTTTTGCATGACGAGAAACAGTGTGCAGAGCACATAATGCTGGTTGACTTGGGAAGAAATGATGTTGGAAAG GTCTCAAAACCTGGTTCAGTGAAAGTTGAGAAACTAATGAACGTTGAACGGTATTCCCATGTCATGCACATCAGCTCCACG GTTACTGGAGAACTACTCGACCATTTGAGTAGCTGGGATGCTCTGCGTGCTGCGCTTCCTGTTGGAACCGTTAGTGGAGCACCTAAG GTGAAAGCGATGGAGCTAATTGATCAGTTGGAAGTCACGAGGCGTGGACCTTACAGTGGTGGATTTGGAGGCATTTCCTTTACCGGTGAAATGGACATTGCCTTGGCTCTGAGAACCATTGTATTTCCAACTGGAACACGTTATGACACCATGTACTCATACAAAGATGCCAATAAGCGCCGAGACTGGATTGCTCATCTCCAATCTGGGGCAGGTATAGTGGCTGATAGTGACCCTGCTGATGAGCAAAGGGAATGTGAAAATAAAGCTGCTGCTCTTGCCCGTGCCATTGACCTTGCAGAGTCATCATTTGTTGACAAAGAATAG
- the LOC104248158 gene encoding anthranilate synthase alpha subunit 2, chloroplastic-like isoform X1: MKTLALSHRPVPTVSGHRSSIFTGHSAASTATSLSFSSSPVAAASRVRILKCSAVSPPPSFVCAVDNSVKFKEAAKHGNLIPLYRSIFSDHLTPVLAYRCLVKEDDREAPSFLFESVEPGLKVSNVGRYSVIGAQPTMEIVAKENMVTIMDHHEGRRTEEFVEDPMIVPRRIMERWKPQCIDELPEAFCGGWVGYFSYDTVRYVEKKKIPFSNAPMDDRNLPDLHLGLYDDVIVFDHVEKKAFVIHWVRLDQFSSVEEAYNDGMTRLEALMSRVHDIIPPRLASGSIKLHTSQFGTSLKKSTMTREDYQKAVLNAKEHILAGDIFQIVLSQRFERRTFADPFEVYRALRIVNPSPYMTYLQARGCILVASSPEILTRVKKKTVTNRPLAGTIRRGKTPEEDYMLENQLLHDEKQCAEHIMLVDLGRNDVGKVSKPGSVKVEKLMNVERYSHVMHISSTVTGELLDHLSSWDALRAALPVGTVSGAPKVKAMELIDQLEVTRRGPYSGGFGGISFTGEMDIALALRTIVFPTGTRYDTMYSYKDANKRRDWIAHLQSGAGIVADSDPADEQRECENKAAALARAIDLAESSFVDKE, encoded by the exons ATGAAAACCCTAGCCCTATCTCACCGGCCGGTTCCCACCGTCTCCGGCCACCGCTCCTCCATTTTTACCGGTCACTCTGCCGCTTCAACAGCCACTTCCCTCTCTTTCTCCAGCTCCCCTGTAGCTGCTGCTTCCCGAGTCCGGATTCTCAAATGCTCCGCcgtttctcctcctccttcattTG TTTGTGCAGTGGACAATTCAGTGAAGTTCAAGGAAGCTGCCAAGCATGGGAATTTGATCCCTCTTTACAGGTCTATATTCTCTGACCACTTAACTCCGGTCCTCGCTTACCGCTGTCTGGTGAAGGAAGATGATAGGGAAGCACCAAGCTTCTTGTTCGAGTCTGTGGAGCCTGGTTTGAAAGTTTCTAATGTT GGGCGATATAGTGTGATAGGGGCTCAGCCGACAATGGAAATTGTTGCAAAAGAGAACATGGTGACAATTATGGATCACCATGAAGGAAGGCGGACAGAAGAATTTGTGGAAGATCCAATGATCGTTCCTCGTAGGATTATGGAAAGATGGAAACCTCAATGTATAGATGAGCTTCCTGAGGCATTTTGTG GAGGTTGGGTTGGTTACTTTTCATATGATACAGTGCGTTATGTAGAGAAAAAGAAGATACCTTTTTCAAATGCTCCTATGGATGATAGGAACCTTCCTGATCTTCATCTAGGTCTTTATGATGATGTAATTGTGTTTGATCATGTGGAGAAG AAAGCATTTGTCATACATTGGGTGCGGTTAGATCAGTTTTCTTCAGTAGAGGAGGCCTACAATGATGGTATGACCAGATTAGAAGCATTGATGTCTAGAGTACATGATATTATCCC TCCTAGGTTGGCTTCAGGGTCGATAAAACTTCACACTAGCCAATTTGGTACTTCATTGAAAAAGTCGACCATGACACGCGAAGACTACCAGAAGGCTGTTTTGAATGCCAAGGAGCATATCTTGGCTGGGGACATTTTCCAAATTGTTCTTAGCCAACGTTTTGAAAGACGAACGTTTGCGGATCCATTTGAAGTATACAGAGCACTAAGAATCGTAAATCCAAGTCCTTATATGACTTATCTACAG GCTAGGGGTTGTATTCTTGTTGCTTCTAGTCCAGAAATTCTTACTCGAGTTAAGAAG AAAACAGTTACTAATCGACCCCTAGCAGGGACTATTAGGAGAGGTAAGACACCTGAGGAAGATTATATGTTGGAAAATCAACTTTTGCATGACGAGAAACAGTGTGCAGAGCACATAATGCTGGTTGACTTGGGAAGAAATGATGTTGGAAAG GTCTCAAAACCTGGTTCAGTGAAAGTTGAGAAACTAATGAACGTTGAACGGTATTCCCATGTCATGCACATCAGCTCCACG GTTACTGGAGAACTACTCGACCATTTGAGTAGCTGGGATGCTCTGCGTGCTGCGCTTCCTGTTGGAACCGTTAGTGGAGCACCTAAG GTGAAAGCGATGGAGCTAATTGATCAGTTGGAAGTCACGAGGCGTGGACCTTACAGTGGTGGATTTGGAGGCATTTCCTTTACCGGTGAAATGGACATTGCCTTGGCTCTGAGAACCATTGTATTTCCAACTGGAACACGTTATGACACCATGTACTCATACAAAGATGCCAATAAGCGCCGAGACTGGATTGCTCATCTCCAATCTGGGGCAGGTATAGTGGCTGATAGTGACCCTGCTGATGAGCAAAGGGAATGTGAAAATAAAGCTGCTGCTCTTGCCCGTGCCATTGACCTTGCAGAGTCATCATTTGTTGACAAAGAATAG
- the LOC104219389 gene encoding uncharacterized protein — protein sequence MTRGRGTKRSWGGRGGMSNKGGEGYQQLSNTSHANISEPSTPISQQVGSNQHIISSHESSFRQLIRTSQDVHAQQTTSASQNIGGQQATPASLNIGHQQAPRSSQDVGSQQETHSQDVSAAQTLASYGSSNPQARRDTTRGIISLKVNGDTFCPHEAVRNKNYSFPSEDKVFIQRTFEHVGSERLSDSLGKAKGQFLKTKEIPRWIAKDHWDILMEYWNSENFKKKSKINSKNRMSSNNGEGPSLHTGGSVAFAEYRRRHKELTGKDLRNDELFLKTHITKNEKKWICGKSERMWEGEQKVIKEKIGETSTSRDEEGFEVDDEEMERNMATNGDEEGEKTREETVVDLLKTIPDEQPLETWIETQLLDRAMEQRMENMLARVQADIREDMQEEVKAAARAVVREMLGLTSQPPPSGSGCPPS from the exons ATGACAAGGGGAAGAGGCACTAAACGTAGTTGGGGAGGTCGTGGGGGCATGTCTAACAAAGGGGGAGAAGGCTACCAACAACTATCAAACACTTCCCATGCCAATATTAGTGAACCATCAACCCCTATATCTCAACAAGTTGGTTCAAACCAACATATTATCTCGTCTCATGAAAGTAGTTTTCGGCAGCTTATACGTACATCTCAAGATGTTCATGCTCAACAAACAACTTCAGCTTCTCAAAATATTGGTGGTCAACAAGCAACTCCTGCTTCCCTGAATATTGGTCATCAACAAGCACCTCGTTCTTCTCAGGATGTTGGTTCTCAACAAGAAACTCATTCTCAAGATGTTTCTGCTGCACAAACACTTGCATCTTATGGAAGTAGTAATCCACAGGCAAGACGAGATACTACTCGTGGAATAATATCTTTGAAAGTAAACGGAGACAC ATTTTGCCCACATGAAGCTGTTCGAAAT AAAAATTATTCTTTTCCTAGTGAGGATAAAGTTTTTATTCAAAGAACTTTTGAGCATGTGGGGAGTGAAAGGTTAAGTGACAGTTTGGGAAAAGCAAAAGgacaatttttgaaaacaaaagaaataccGCGATGGATTGCTAAAGATCACTGGGACATTTTGATGGAATATTGGAACTCTGAgaattttaaaaagaaatcaaaaatcaaCTCGAAGAACAGAATGTCATCTAATAATGGAGAAGGTCCTTCCTTACATACCGGAGGATCAGTTGCATTTGCTGAGTACAGAAGAAGACAc AAGGAGCTAACAGGGAAAGATCTCCGTAATGATGAATTATTTCTGAAGACTCACATaaccaaaaatgaaaagaagtgGATATGTGGAAAGTCAGAAAGGATGTGG GAAGGGGAACAAA AAGTTATTAAGGAGAAGATAGGTGAGACTTCAACATCAAGGGATGAAGAAGGTTTTGAAGTAGATGATGAAGAGATGGAAAGAAACATGGCAACAAATGGAGATGAGGAAGGAGAAAAAACTAGGGAAGAAACTGTTGTGGATTTGTTGAAAACCATACCAGATGAGCAACCACTGGAAACTTGGATTGAAACA CAACTTCTTGATCGTGCAATGGAGCAACGGATGGAGAATATGTTAGCACGAGTGCAAGCAGATATTCGGGAGGATATGCAAGAAGAAGTAAAAGCTGCAGCTCGTGCTGTCGTGCGGGAGATGCTTGGTTTAACTTCTCAACCACCACCAAGCGGCTCTGGTTGTCCCCCATCTTAG
- the LOC104248158 gene encoding anthranilate synthase alpha subunit 2, chloroplastic-like isoform X3: MFVIGAQPTMEIVAKENMVTIMDHHEGRRTEEFVEDPMIVPRRIMERWKPQCIDELPEAFCGGWVGYFSYDTVRYVEKKKIPFSNAPMDDRNLPDLHLGLYDDVIVFDHVEKKAFVIHWVRLDQFSSVEEAYNDGMTRLEALMSRVHDIIPPRLASGSIKLHTSQFGTSLKKSTMTREDYQKAVLNAKEHILAGDIFQIVLSQRFERRTFADPFEVYRALRIVNPSPYMTYLQARGCILVASSPEILTRVKKKTVTNRPLAGTIRRGKTPEEDYMLENQLLHDEKQCAEHIMLVDLGRNDVGKVSKPGSVKVEKLMNVERYSHVMHISSTVTGELLDHLSSWDALRAALPVGTVSGAPKVKAMELIDQLEVTRRGPYSGGFGGISFTGEMDIALALRTIVFPTGTRYDTMYSYKDANKRRDWIAHLQSGAGIVADSDPADEQRECENKAAALARAIDLAESSFVDKE, translated from the exons ATGTT TGTGATAGGGGCTCAGCCGACAATGGAAATTGTTGCAAAAGAGAACATGGTGACAATTATGGATCACCATGAAGGAAGGCGGACAGAAGAATTTGTGGAAGATCCAATGATCGTTCCTCGTAGGATTATGGAAAGATGGAAACCTCAATGTATAGATGAGCTTCCTGAGGCATTTTGTG GAGGTTGGGTTGGTTACTTTTCATATGATACAGTGCGTTATGTAGAGAAAAAGAAGATACCTTTTTCAAATGCTCCTATGGATGATAGGAACCTTCCTGATCTTCATCTAGGTCTTTATGATGATGTAATTGTGTTTGATCATGTGGAGAAG AAAGCATTTGTCATACATTGGGTGCGGTTAGATCAGTTTTCTTCAGTAGAGGAGGCCTACAATGATGGTATGACCAGATTAGAAGCATTGATGTCTAGAGTACATGATATTATCCC TCCTAGGTTGGCTTCAGGGTCGATAAAACTTCACACTAGCCAATTTGGTACTTCATTGAAAAAGTCGACCATGACACGCGAAGACTACCAGAAGGCTGTTTTGAATGCCAAGGAGCATATCTTGGCTGGGGACATTTTCCAAATTGTTCTTAGCCAACGTTTTGAAAGACGAACGTTTGCGGATCCATTTGAAGTATACAGAGCACTAAGAATCGTAAATCCAAGTCCTTATATGACTTATCTACAG GCTAGGGGTTGTATTCTTGTTGCTTCTAGTCCAGAAATTCTTACTCGAGTTAAGAAG AAAACAGTTACTAATCGACCCCTAGCAGGGACTATTAGGAGAGGTAAGACACCTGAGGAAGATTATATGTTGGAAAATCAACTTTTGCATGACGAGAAACAGTGTGCAGAGCACATAATGCTGGTTGACTTGGGAAGAAATGATGTTGGAAAG GTCTCAAAACCTGGTTCAGTGAAAGTTGAGAAACTAATGAACGTTGAACGGTATTCCCATGTCATGCACATCAGCTCCACG GTTACTGGAGAACTACTCGACCATTTGAGTAGCTGGGATGCTCTGCGTGCTGCGCTTCCTGTTGGAACCGTTAGTGGAGCACCTAAG GTGAAAGCGATGGAGCTAATTGATCAGTTGGAAGTCACGAGGCGTGGACCTTACAGTGGTGGATTTGGAGGCATTTCCTTTACCGGTGAAATGGACATTGCCTTGGCTCTGAGAACCATTGTATTTCCAACTGGAACACGTTATGACACCATGTACTCATACAAAGATGCCAATAAGCGCCGAGACTGGATTGCTCATCTCCAATCTGGGGCAGGTATAGTGGCTGATAGTGACCCTGCTGATGAGCAAAGGGAATGTGAAAATAAAGCTGCTGCTCTTGCCCGTGCCATTGACCTTGCAGAGTCATCATTTGTTGACAAAGAATAG